The uncultured Fretibacterium sp. nucleotide sequence GTCCGCCAAATCCCGCGTCGCCCCTAAAGGGACTAGCTGCGGTTGTTGAAAATCAGGCTTTCTTTTTCAATAGGAACGCAGCTGCAAGAGCTAAGGCCAATCCACTGACACCCGCGTCGCACCCGCCGCCGCCCTTGGAGGAACCCGCGCCGGGGGTGGGATCCGGAAGAATTGGATCCGGCGTCGGTGTGGGGGTGGGTGTGGGAGTCGGCGTCGGCGTGGGTGTCGGCGTGGGTGTTGGAGTCGGCGTGGGTGTTGGAGTAGGAGTCGGCGTGGGTGTCGGTGTTGGCGTCGGAGTTGGCGTTGGTGTGGGGGTAGGCGTAGGCGTGGGAGTTGGTGTCGGCGTGGGCGTGGGCGTGGGGGTCGGCGTCGGTGTAGGTGTGGGTGTAGGCGTAGGAGTAGGTGTAGGCGTGGGTGTGGGTGTCGGAGTAGGCGTAGGAGTCGGGACGACCGCAGGGGTGGTGAATGCCTTGATGCAGGCGTTCATGGGGTCATAATACTCGGCGCCGTCCTTCCAGTTCACCCCGTCATTGGAGAAGTAGCTCTCGCCCGGGTTGCAGACGGCCTTGTCCGAGTATTTGTTGACCTTGCACTCCACCGCGAGAGGGCGTCCGTAATTGGGCGTCTCCATCTTCAGCACCACGGAGAATCGCGTGCCGCTCTTCAGGAGGACCGGGGTGTCCAGCTTCACCGTGTGGTAACCGGCGATCGGGAACTCCCCGTCCTTGCGGTAGGCGGGGTCCTTGTAGGCGGGGACCTTCGCCCCGTCCTCCAGCCGGTAGATGCGCAGCGTGTACCTGGCGTTCGCCGCCGTGGTGTAGAAGGAGACCGCGTTCAGTGCCTCGTCCCGGCCGGCCGTGAAGACGTTGGCCATCCAGTTTTCTCTGTTGCTGTAGCTACTCACATACTCGCTCTTGCACCACCCGAAGTCGTCGTACTGGTAGGCGCGGGCGGAGGGCTCAGGCCGTGCCACCCGGTAGACGGCCCCGCCTTGTAACGCTCTGCACTCGTAAGAGATCCAGAAGTACCCCTGGTCCCCCCAGATCGTCCCCCAGTTCTGCCTCGCCAGCCAGGCGCCATCCTCGTGGGGGATCTGGTATCTCGGGAAGTTTCCCTTGGGGTAATCGTCGTCCCAGCCCACGATCAGCACATTTTTCATAGAATTACCATCACCGTTGTAGGCGTGGGTGGCCTCGTTGTAGCAGGAGTTGTTATGCGTATAAGTGGCGTGGATGGCCCCGTGATCCCGGATCAGGGTCTTCCAGACCTCGTCGCGTGGTTTCGCTCTGTAGTAATAGCTCTCGCTGCCGTCCAGGTAAAAGACGTCCTGCAGGACCACCCGGTTCGCGTAGCCCGCGGCCGCCTGGTCGGGGACGGTCTTGTAGGGCAGGTCGTCCTCGGAGGCCAGTCCCGTCCAGCGCGCCAGGACCGCCGTCGCGCGAAGGTCGCTTCCCCCCTGGGCCAGAACATCTGCGGACCTCGGCCGCTCCATGATCCCTCCCCAGTCCCCCAGGACGGAGAAGCCCTTGCCCGGCTCCATGTAGGCGAACCAGGCCAGGTGCATCTCCGAGAGGTCCGGGGTCCCCCCGAGCTTCTGCGTGAGGTAGGACGACTCCGCCGCCCCGATGGCGGCAAAGGCCCAGTCGGCCTTTCGGTAGGGGCCCACGTCCTTCACCGAGGTCACCCGGCCCTCCGTTCGGAGGTCGTAGGACGCGGGCAGCGGCCCTCCTCGATCCTGCAGGAACCGGGAATAGTCCGCCCCCGCCAGGTGGGAGAGGTCCACGGGGCGCCCGCACCGCTCCTGGGCCGCCGCGCCCCCGGCCCAAAGGAAAAGCAGAGACAACGCGGCCAAAAACCTGTTCGTTCTCAATTCGTATCCCTCCTAAAAATGATTTTTCAGGAGAACGGCCTGGTATTCTCCTTACGATAAGATACCCCCCCCCCCCATAAAGTCAAGGATTTCCGCCGGCCGTTCCGGACCGGGGCGAAGCGCCCTTGCGGCTCACAAGGATTGTGGTAAGGTTTGTGGGTGGGAGACCAGGGATGTTGTGGTCGGCCTGCTATAATGACGAGTAGATGAATATAAGGAGGGATGCGCGATGCGGGCCGTCCTGGATCGGAATCCTCGGAAAGAAATCGTGCTTTCGCCCAGAGCTTATCTGGAACTGAGGGAAAGGAACCCCGGCGCCATCAAGGGCGCTGTA carries:
- a CDS encoding lectin like domain-containing protein — translated: MRTNRFLAALSLLFLWAGGAAAQERCGRPVDLSHLAGADYSRFLQDRGGPLPASYDLRTEGRVTSVKDVGPYRKADWAFAAIGAAESSYLTQKLGGTPDLSEMHLAWFAYMEPGKGFSVLGDWGGIMERPRSADVLAQGGSDLRATAVLARWTGLASEDDLPYKTVPDQAAAGYANRVVLQDVFYLDGSESYYYRAKPRDEVWKTLIRDHGAIHATYTHNNSCYNEATHAYNGDGNSMKNVLIVGWDDDYPKGNFPRYQIPHEDGAWLARQNWGTIWGDQGYFWISYECRALQGGAVYRVARPEPSARAYQYDDFGWCKSEYVSSYSNRENWMANVFTAGRDEALNAVSFYTTAANARYTLRIYRLEDGAKVPAYKDPAYRKDGEFPIAGYHTVKLDTPVLLKSGTRFSVVLKMETPNYGRPLAVECKVNKYSDKAVCNPGESYFSNDGVNWKDGAEYYDPMNACIKAFTTPAVVPTPTPTPTPTPTPTPTPTPTPTPTPTPTPTPTPTPTPTPTPTPTPTPTPTPTPTPTPTPTPTPTPTPTPTPTPTPTPTPTPTPTPTPTPDPILPDPTPGAGSSKGGGGCDAGVSGLALALAAAFLLKKKA